A window from Mycolicibacterium tokaiense encodes these proteins:
- a CDS encoding SRPBCC family protein, protein MGQVTAASTVLIDATPEAVLAAVADYENVRPKILSAHYSEYKVLQGGQGAGTVVTWKLQATESRSRVVKADVDVAGRTVIEKDANSSLITNWTVAPAGTGSTLTTKTSWNGAGGIKGFFEKTFAPLGLKKIQAEVLANLKKEVETPA, encoded by the coding sequence ATGGGACAGGTCACCGCGGCCAGCACGGTCCTGATCGACGCCACCCCGGAAGCAGTGCTCGCTGCCGTCGCCGACTACGAGAACGTCCGGCCGAAGATCCTGTCCGCCCACTACAGCGAATACAAGGTGCTGCAAGGCGGGCAGGGTGCAGGCACCGTCGTCACCTGGAAGTTGCAGGCCACCGAGTCCCGTTCGCGGGTGGTGAAGGCCGACGTCGACGTGGCGGGGCGCACCGTCATCGAGAAGGACGCCAACTCGTCGCTGATCACCAACTGGACGGTTGCGCCGGCCGGCACCGGATCAACGCTCACCACCAAGACGTCGTGGAACGGCGCAGGCGGCATCAAGGGCTTCTTCGAGAAGACCTTTGCACCGCTGGGCCTGAAGAAGATCCAGGCCGAGGTGCTGGCCAACCTGAAGAAGGAAGTGGAGACCCCGGCCTAA
- a CDS encoding epoxide hydrolase family protein, with protein sequence MQRYTPTISADTIADLRARLQATRLPDAPEAAGWSLGIDVDTVAELIRYWADGFDFAAHNAELASLPSVRVTVDGVGVHVIHAEAERGTDVLPVLLAHGWPDSGWRYRKVISRLTEPSAYGIPAGDRFHVVIPDMPGYGFSDRPTGPAPDSRAVAAMWAQLMTSLGYPKFVVSGGDIGSHVARHLALDHPDRVIAVHRTDAGLPVVDDPTDLSDDEQRWIADGQQWALAEGAYAAMHRTKPQTAAVGLTDSPAGLAAWVLEKLRSWSDCGGDLWSVYTRDDVLALLTEYWATETIGSSMRMYNANAAIPPSERNRFIATPSGFSLFPVDIATPPRRWLERTTNLVYVNTPQRGGHFAPFEQPDIFADELREFFRPFRGRNA encoded by the coding sequence GTGCAGCGCTACACACCCACCATCAGCGCTGACACCATCGCCGACCTGCGGGCCCGGCTACAGGCCACCCGGTTACCCGACGCTCCTGAGGCGGCCGGTTGGTCTCTCGGCATTGATGTCGACACCGTGGCCGAGCTGATCCGGTACTGGGCAGACGGCTTCGATTTCGCGGCGCACAACGCGGAGCTGGCGTCCCTGCCCAGCGTGCGGGTGACGGTCGACGGCGTTGGGGTGCACGTGATCCACGCCGAAGCCGAGCGGGGTACCGATGTCCTGCCCGTGCTGCTGGCGCACGGCTGGCCCGACTCGGGGTGGCGCTACCGCAAGGTCATCTCGCGCCTGACCGAACCGTCGGCCTACGGTATCCCCGCCGGGGACCGCTTCCACGTGGTGATCCCCGATATGCCGGGGTACGGATTCTCCGACCGCCCCACAGGTCCCGCGCCCGATTCACGTGCGGTGGCCGCCATGTGGGCACAGCTGATGACCTCGCTGGGCTACCCGAAGTTCGTGGTGTCCGGCGGAGACATCGGCAGTCATGTCGCCCGCCACCTGGCCCTGGATCATCCCGACCGGGTGATCGCGGTGCACCGCACAGACGCCGGTCTACCGGTCGTCGACGATCCAACCGACCTGAGCGACGACGAACAGCGCTGGATCGCCGACGGACAGCAGTGGGCTCTCGCCGAGGGCGCCTATGCCGCCATGCACCGCACCAAACCGCAGACCGCCGCCGTCGGCCTGACGGATTCGCCTGCGGGACTGGCAGCGTGGGTGCTCGAAAAGCTTCGCTCGTGGAGTGACTGCGGCGGTGATCTGTGGTCGGTGTACACCCGCGATGACGTTCTGGCCCTGCTCACCGAGTACTGGGCAACCGAGACCATCGGATCATCGATGCGGATGTACAACGCCAACGCGGCAATTCCGCCGTCGGAACGCAACCGCTTCATCGCCACGCCCTCGGGGTTCTCGCTGTTTCCCGTCGACATCGCCACTCCACCCCGGCGTTGGCTGGAACGCACCACCAACCTGGTCTACGTCAATACACCGCAGCGGGGCGGCCACTTCGCGCCGTTCGAACAACCCGACATCTTCGCCGACGAACTTCGTGAATTTTTCCGGCCGTTCCGCGGCCGGAACGCTTAA
- a CDS encoding DNA polymerase III subunits gamma/tau codes for MALYRKYRPATFAEVVGQEHVTAPLSVALEAGRINHAYLFSGPRGCGKTSSARILARSLNCVQGPTPTPCGVCDSCVALAPNGPGNVDVVELDAASHGGVDDTRELRDRAFYAPAQSRYRIFIIDEAHMVTTAGFNALLKIVEEPPDHLIFVFATTEPEKVLPTIRSRTHHYPFRLLAPRTMRTLIEGICASESVSVDDAVYPLVIRAGGGSPRDTLSVLDQLLAGAEGNRVVYQRALSLLGATDVALIDDAVEALAANDSAALFGAVEAVIDAGHDPRRFATDLLERFRDLIVLQAVPDAAARGVVDAPEDELEKMRSQASRIGMATLTRYAEVVHAGLGEMRGATAPRLLLEVVCARLLLPSASDTEAALLQRVERIETRLDLSIPAGEAAVGHTPAPTGKQFVRKSAQSEAPAAAPEPAAPAPPPQPPTPPAPAPAAPPPVVAPPAARPEPPLPPEPDPEPAPPEPERAAPPPPAEAPAAVAPPATGEPDAAAVRSMWTTVREKVRQRSRTTEVMLTGATVRAVDGDTLVLSHESAPLAKRLCEQRNTDVIREALKDALGVNWRVRCEPGGPAGAPAAPAPAPADAPEVQVGRQAEVCAEEDAMMAEAADTTAGPRRDPEEVALELLQSELGARKIEG; via the coding sequence GTGGCTCTCTATCGCAAGTACCGTCCGGCGACGTTCGCCGAAGTGGTGGGCCAGGAGCACGTCACCGCGCCCCTGTCCGTTGCGCTGGAAGCCGGCCGCATCAACCACGCGTACCTGTTCTCGGGTCCGCGCGGGTGCGGCAAGACGTCCTCGGCGCGGATCCTCGCGCGCTCGCTGAACTGTGTCCAGGGCCCCACCCCGACGCCGTGCGGCGTGTGTGACTCCTGCGTTGCACTGGCGCCCAACGGGCCGGGCAACGTGGACGTGGTGGAGTTGGACGCGGCCAGCCACGGTGGTGTGGACGACACCCGCGAGCTGCGGGACCGCGCGTTCTACGCCCCGGCGCAGTCGCGCTACCGCATCTTCATCATCGACGAAGCGCACATGGTCACCACCGCGGGCTTCAATGCGCTGCTCAAGATCGTCGAGGAGCCGCCGGACCACCTGATCTTCGTCTTCGCCACCACCGAACCGGAGAAGGTGCTGCCCACCATCCGGTCGCGCACCCACCACTACCCGTTCCGGCTGCTGGCACCGCGCACCATGCGCACCCTGATCGAAGGCATCTGCGCCAGCGAAAGCGTGAGCGTCGACGACGCGGTGTACCCGCTGGTGATCCGGGCGGGCGGCGGGTCGCCCCGTGACACCCTGTCGGTGCTCGACCAGCTGCTGGCCGGGGCCGAAGGCAACCGCGTGGTGTACCAGCGCGCGCTGTCGCTGCTGGGGGCCACCGACGTCGCCCTGATCGACGACGCGGTCGAGGCGCTGGCCGCCAACGACTCCGCGGCGCTGTTCGGGGCGGTGGAGGCGGTGATCGATGCCGGCCACGACCCGCGGCGTTTTGCCACCGACCTGCTGGAGCGGTTCCGCGATCTGATTGTGCTGCAAGCAGTTCCGGATGCCGCCGCACGCGGGGTGGTGGACGCCCCCGAAGACGAGCTGGAGAAGATGCGCTCGCAGGCCAGCCGGATCGGCATGGCGACGCTGACCCGCTACGCCGAGGTGGTGCACGCCGGCCTCGGCGAGATGCGCGGCGCCACCGCGCCGCGGCTGCTGCTGGAAGTGGTGTGCGCCCGGCTGCTGTTGCCGTCGGCCAGCGACACCGAGGCGGCGCTGCTGCAGCGGGTGGAACGTATCGAAACCCGCCTGGATCTGTCCATCCCCGCAGGGGAGGCCGCCGTCGGCCACACCCCGGCACCCACCGGTAAGCAGTTCGTGCGCAAGAGCGCCCAGAGTGAGGCGCCGGCCGCGGCGCCCGAGCCCGCTGCCCCGGCACCGCCACCGCAGCCGCCGACCCCGCCGGCACCTGCGCCGGCAGCCCCGCCACCTGTCGTGGCGCCCCCTGCCGCGCGCCCGGAGCCTCCGCTGCCGCCGGAGCCCGATCCCGAACCGGCTCCGCCCGAACCCGAGCGCGCCGCGCCGCCACCTCCGGCCGAGGCGCCCGCCGCTGTTGCGCCGCCGGCCACCGGCGAGCCTGACGCCGCAGCGGTCCGCAGCATGTGGACCACGGTGCGGGAGAAAGTGCGTCAGCGCAGTCGCACCACCGAGGTCATGCTGACCGGCGCCACCGTCCGCGCCGTCGACGGCGACACCCTGGTGCTCTCCCACGAGTCGGCGCCGCTGGCGAAAAGACTGTGCGAGCAACGTAATACCGACGTCATCCGGGAAGCGCTCAAAGATGCGCTGGGAGTCAACTGGCGGGTGCGTTGTGAACCCGGCGGTCCGGCGGGGGCACCTGCGGCGCCCGCCCCGGCGCCAGCTGACGCACCCGAGGTGCAGGTCGGACGCCAGGCCGAGGTGTGCGCCGAGGAAGACGCGATGATGGCCGAAGCCGCCGACACCACGGCCGGTCCCCGTCGGGACCCCGAGGAAGTGGCGTTGGAGCTGCTGCAGAGCGAACTGGGCGCCCGCAAGATCGAGGGTTAA
- a CDS encoding class I SAM-dependent methyltransferase, which produces MTLFKEPASSPRAGRLTLAEILEIFTASGELPLKFTAYDGSTAGPEDAGLGLDLLTPRGTTYLATAPGDLGLARAYIAGDLDTRGVHPGDPYPLLKAMADKLKFKLPPARVLANIVRSIGIEHLKPIAPPPQEALPRWRRVAEGLRHSKSRDADAIHHHYDVSNTFYEWVLGPSMTYTCACYPDADASLEEAQENKYRLVFEKLRLQPGDRLLDVGCGWGGMVRYAARRGVKVIGATLSAEQAAWAQKAIAEEGLSDLAEVRHSDYRDIAESGFDAVSSIGLTEHIGVQNYGAYFTFLQSKLRPGGLLLNHCITRPDNRSTSVAGGFIDRYVFPDGELTGSGRIITEAQDVGLEVLHEENLRHHYAMTLRDWCANLVEHWDEAVAEVGLATAKVWGLYMAGSRLGFETNVVQLHQVLAVKIDDKGSDGGLPLRPWWNA; this is translated from the coding sequence ATGACCCTGTTCAAGGAACCCGCTTCCTCCCCACGGGCCGGGCGGCTCACCCTGGCCGAGATCCTGGAGATCTTCACCGCCAGCGGCGAACTGCCGCTGAAGTTCACCGCCTACGACGGCAGCACCGCCGGACCCGAGGACGCCGGGCTGGGTCTGGACCTGCTGACTCCGCGCGGCACCACCTACCTGGCCACCGCCCCCGGCGATCTGGGGTTGGCCCGCGCCTACATCGCCGGCGACCTGGACACCCGCGGTGTCCACCCCGGTGATCCCTACCCGCTGCTCAAAGCCATGGCCGACAAGCTGAAGTTCAAGCTCCCCCCGGCGCGGGTGCTGGCCAACATCGTGCGTTCCATCGGCATCGAACACCTCAAACCCATCGCGCCACCGCCGCAGGAGGCGTTGCCGCGGTGGCGCCGCGTCGCAGAAGGCCTGCGGCACAGTAAGTCCCGGGACGCCGACGCCATTCACCACCACTACGACGTATCCAACACCTTCTACGAATGGGTGCTGGGGCCGTCCATGACCTACACCTGCGCGTGTTATCCCGACGCGGACGCCTCGCTGGAAGAAGCGCAGGAGAACAAGTACCGACTGGTGTTCGAGAAGCTGCGCCTGCAGCCGGGGGATCGCCTGCTCGACGTCGGGTGCGGCTGGGGTGGCATGGTCCGCTACGCCGCCCGCCGCGGCGTGAAGGTCATCGGCGCCACCCTGTCGGCAGAACAGGCCGCCTGGGCGCAGAAGGCCATCGCCGAAGAGGGGCTGTCGGATCTGGCCGAGGTACGCCACAGCGACTACCGCGACATCGCGGAGTCCGGCTTCGACGCGGTGTCCTCGATCGGGCTGACCGAGCACATCGGAGTGCAGAACTACGGGGCGTACTTCACGTTCCTGCAGTCGAAGCTGCGCCCCGGCGGCCTGCTGCTGAACCACTGCATCACCCGTCCCGACAACAGATCGACGTCGGTTGCTGGGGGTTTCATCGACCGCTATGTCTTCCCCGACGGCGAACTCACCGGCTCCGGCCGGATCATCACCGAGGCTCAGGACGTCGGGCTGGAAGTGCTGCACGAAGAGAACCTGCGCCACCACTACGCGATGACGCTGCGGGACTGGTGTGCCAACCTCGTCGAGCACTGGGATGAGGCCGTGGCCGAGGTCGGGCTGGCCACCGCCAAGGTGTGGGGCCTGTACATGGCCGGTTCCCGCCTGGGCTTCGAAACCAATGTGGTTCAGCTGCACCAGGTTCTGGCAGTGAAGATCGACGACAAGGGCTCTGACGGCGGACTGCCGTTGCGACCCTGGTGGAACGCCTGA
- a CDS encoding aminotransferase class I/II-fold pyridoxal phosphate-dependent enzyme translates to MSFLSLGRDELVAEHEQQQRNYADLQAKKLSLDLTRGKPSADQLDLSNALLELPGAGTFRDGEGTDTRNYGGLHGLPELRAIFGELLGIPVQNLIAGNNASLEFMHDVVVFSLLHGGVDSPRPWIRELEGGTGVKFLCPSPGYDRHFAITETLGIEMIPVPMREDGPDVDLIEELVAADPAIKGMWCVPVFSNPTGTVYSWEVVRRLVQMRTAAADFRLFWDNAYAVHTLTHDFLRQVDVLGLAAAAGNANRPYVFASTSKITFAGAGVSFFGGSLGNIAWYLQYAGKKTIGPDKVNQLRHLRFFGDADGVRLHMQKHQQLLAPKFAVVAEILDGRLGDSKVASWTDPKGGYFVSLDVLPGTAKRTIALAKDAGIAVTEAGAAFPYRKDPDDKNIRIAPTFPSEPDLRDAIDGLATCTLLAATESLLARDN, encoded by the coding sequence GTGTCGTTCCTCTCCCTCGGCCGCGACGAGCTGGTTGCCGAGCACGAACAGCAGCAGCGCAACTACGCCGATCTGCAGGCCAAGAAGCTGTCGCTGGACCTGACGCGCGGCAAGCCGTCGGCCGACCAGCTCGACCTGTCCAACGCGCTGCTGGAGCTGCCCGGCGCCGGCACCTTCCGCGACGGCGAGGGCACTGACACCCGCAACTACGGCGGCCTGCACGGCCTGCCCGAGCTGCGGGCCATCTTCGGCGAGCTGCTCGGCATCCCGGTGCAGAATTTGATCGCGGGCAACAACGCCAGCCTGGAGTTCATGCACGACGTGGTGGTGTTCTCCCTGTTGCACGGTGGCGTGGACTCGCCACGGCCGTGGATAAGGGAGCTCGAGGGCGGTACCGGCGTGAAATTCCTGTGCCCGTCACCGGGTTACGACCGCCATTTCGCGATCACCGAGACCCTCGGCATCGAGATGATCCCGGTGCCCATGCGCGAGGACGGCCCGGACGTCGACCTGATCGAAGAACTGGTGGCCGCCGATCCCGCCATCAAGGGCATGTGGTGTGTGCCGGTGTTCTCCAACCCGACCGGCACGGTGTACTCCTGGGAGGTGGTGCGCCGCCTGGTCCAGATGCGCACGGCAGCAGCCGATTTCCGGCTGTTCTGGGACAACGCCTACGCGGTGCACACGCTCACCCACGATTTCCTGCGCCAAGTCGACGTGCTGGGACTCGCGGCGGCCGCCGGGAATGCGAACCGCCCGTACGTCTTCGCATCGACGTCGAAGATCACCTTCGCCGGCGCCGGTGTCAGCTTCTTCGGCGGATCGCTGGGCAACATCGCCTGGTATCTGCAGTACGCAGGCAAGAAGACGATCGGCCCCGACAAGGTGAACCAGCTGCGGCACCTGCGGTTCTTCGGCGACGCCGACGGGGTGCGGCTGCACATGCAGAAACACCAGCAGCTACTGGCACCCAAGTTCGCGGTGGTGGCCGAGATCCTCGACGGGCGACTGGGCGACTCCAAGGTGGCGTCGTGGACCGATCCCAAGGGCGGCTACTTCGTCAGCCTCGACGTGCTGCCCGGCACGGCCAAGCGGACCATCGCCCTGGCCAAGGATGCCGGTATCGCGGTGACAGAGGCGGGGGCTGCGTTCCCCTACCGAAAAGACCCGGACGACAAGAACATCCGGATTGCGCCGACGTTCCCGTCGGAACCGGATCTGCGCGACGCGATCGACGGCCTGGCCACGTGCACGCTGCTGGCCGCCACCGAGTCGCTGCTGGCGCGGGACAACTAG
- a CDS encoding FAD-binding oxidoreductase yields the protein MSVPAADAHSDHAAGVDRLLASYRAIPPTATVRLAKPTSNLFRARAKRDAPGLDTSGLTGVIAVDPANRTADVAGMCTYENLVAATLPYGLSPLVVPQLKTITLGGAVTGLGIESASFRNGLPHESVLEMDILTGSGELVTASPQQHPDLFRAFPNSYGTLGYSVRLKIELEQVKPFVALTHLRFHDVAELVSAMERTVSTGTHDGTRVDYVDAVVFSADESYLILGMRTAAPGPVSDYTGMDVYYQSIRHAEGAARDRLTIHDYLWRWDTDWFWCSRAFGAQDPRIRRFWPRRYRRSSFYWKLIGYDQRFDIADRIEKRNGRPPRERVVQDVEVPIERTADFVHWFLDTVPIEPIWLCPLRLRDSQGWPLYPIRPGHTYVNIGFWSSVPVGPEDGHTNKLIERKVSELEGHKSLYSDAYYSAEEFDALYGGEAYKTVKKAYDPDYRLLDLYAKAVQRR from the coding sequence GTGTCCGTTCCCGCAGCCGACGCGCATTCGGATCACGCTGCCGGCGTGGACCGGTTGCTCGCCAGCTACCGCGCCATTCCGCCCACCGCCACGGTGCGCCTCGCCAAACCGACGTCCAACCTGTTCCGCGCCCGCGCCAAGCGCGACGCCCCTGGGCTCGACACGTCGGGGCTCACCGGTGTGATCGCGGTGGACCCGGCGAACCGAACCGCCGATGTCGCCGGTATGTGCACCTACGAGAATCTGGTGGCCGCGACGCTGCCCTACGGCCTGTCGCCGCTGGTGGTACCGCAGCTGAAGACCATCACCCTGGGTGGTGCGGTGACCGGGCTGGGGATCGAATCGGCGTCCTTCCGCAACGGCCTGCCGCACGAATCGGTGCTCGAGATGGACATCCTCACCGGCAGTGGCGAGCTGGTCACCGCTTCACCCCAACAGCACCCCGACCTGTTCCGGGCGTTTCCGAATTCGTATGGAACGCTGGGCTACTCGGTGCGGCTCAAGATCGAGTTGGAGCAGGTCAAGCCCTTTGTCGCACTCACCCACCTCCGGTTCCACGACGTGGCCGAACTGGTGTCGGCCATGGAACGCACCGTGTCCACCGGCACCCACGACGGCACCCGGGTGGACTACGTCGACGCGGTGGTGTTCAGCGCCGACGAGTCCTACCTGATCCTCGGAATGCGCACGGCCGCACCAGGTCCTGTCAGCGATTACACAGGAATGGACGTCTACTATCAGTCCATCCGGCACGCTGAGGGCGCCGCCCGCGACCGCCTGACCATCCACGACTACCTGTGGCGCTGGGACACCGACTGGTTCTGGTGCTCACGGGCTTTCGGTGCCCAAGACCCCCGGATCCGTCGCTTCTGGCCACGCCGGTACCGCCGCAGCAGCTTCTACTGGAAGCTGATTGGCTACGACCAGCGCTTCGACATCGCCGATCGCATCGAGAAGCGCAACGGCAGGCCGCCCAGGGAACGGGTGGTGCAGGACGTGGAGGTGCCGATCGAGCGCACCGCCGACTTCGTGCACTGGTTCCTCGACACCGTGCCCATCGAGCCCATCTGGTTGTGCCCGTTGCGGTTACGGGACAGCCAGGGATGGCCCCTGTATCCCATCCGGCCCGGGCACACGTACGTCAACATCGGGTTCTGGTCCTCGGTTCCGGTCGGTCCCGAAGACGGCCACACCAACAAGCTGATCGAGCGCAAAGTCAGCGAACTGGAGGGGCATAAATCGCTGTACTCCGACGCTTACTACTCTGCGGAGGAGTTCGACGCTTTGTACGGCGGTGAAGCCTACAAGACGGTCAAGAAGGCCTACGACCCTGATTACCGGCTGCTCGATCTGTACGCGAAGGCGGTGCAACGACGATGA